In the genome of Lathyrus oleraceus cultivar Zhongwan6 chromosome 4, CAAS_Psat_ZW6_1.0, whole genome shotgun sequence, the window GCTTAAGGACAACCAATGATTCAAGTATGATGGAGTTCAACAagtttgtttattattattatttttactatttaATTATGTTGTAgaattttctatttttatgtAATTTTCATTATTGCTTAACTAGCGTTTTGTTGTTTTCATTGAATTCCAGAAGTATGAAGAAGAATGAAGGTTCAAGGCAAATTTATACTAAGATGTTTGAACGTCTCAGAGAAATTGAGGAAGAACGTATTAGGGAGTCCCGGAGAGTCGGGATAATCAATGGGAACAATTCTCCAGGATCACAAGAGAGGGAGAAATCATATCTCAAACCAAAACCTTAAGGTGTTAGGTAAATGAGTCATCTATTATAAATCCAACATTTCAATCATTCATAGGCAATGTGGTACTTTAACCACTCACACTTACACCTAACAAAACGAAGATGAAAATATAAAGGAACAATGGGAATTAAGGACAACCCCGTAATAGTTATTACAACCCTAATGGTCCCAGGTCTTCAAGAGCAAAAAAAGCAAAGTTTTTATCCAAAACAATGAGAATTACGACCAACCTGTAATGGCCATTATGATTGTAATTCTCCCAAGGTTGttcaaatataaaaaaaaatcaagatttACCGTAATTGATTAGACAATCACCCTAAGTAATTACAcaaaaaagaaaatatttgtcaaATATGTTCCCTAATCGATTAGGTAACTTCCTTAATTGATTATTGAGATATTTTCCCCCATACTCAATTAGATATGATCCATAATTGATTATAGGTAGAATTCTTGTTCTATAATTGATTAAACAATAACATAATCAATTAGGCATTGTCCAAAATCATTTTtaagaaggttttgaaaaggaTGAAGTTTTGTAAACCATTTCAAGTGAGTGTGTGCATTGCCTTAGTTCTTTAAGAGCTATTTTTTCTTATTTACAAACTTATGATTCAAACTATATAAAATAAAAGATAAAGAATAGAATCACAGGGGAGCTTGCATAATATTCAATGACTTCAATGTTTTTGTTAGTAATTTATTTTCTTGCACCAATCATTGGAACCTTATCACTTTTTTATTTAGTTCAATATTTCTTGCTTGATAATGCTCATGAtagtttttctttattttttttgtCATCATCATAACTTATTATACGTGCTAAGCAGATAGGGCCATAaagttttttttcttttataaaCATGCTAATTACCAAGTATATCTCTTAAGTAAAACATAAAGTTATTCTGTCATAGCTTGCTCTCAAAGAGGGTCAAGAAAAACCTCTTTATAAAAATAAGGCTCAGATAAACTATGAATAGAGGttagaaaaaataaaaacaagcaGATTGAGTGGAATATACAAAATTAGGAAATTGAGTAGACTTACGGTTATGAGACAGATAACAAGGATAGAAAGGAGAATGAGGATTAGTAGTCGTGGGAGATTGTTGGGTAGCCGTGGGGACAAGAGGGATGCCAGTATCCGAAGTAGAAATAGTATTAGTCCAACCATTCTTAAAATTATAATAACTAGAGACGTAATCGTTAAGACCAAGGATTAATATGGGCGAGTTCCAAACTTCTATTAATATGATAATCAGATGAAAGAGagtaaaaatattttttttcaagAAATACAACATGACGAGAAACATAAAGTTTTATCACTTGAGGATCATAACAATGATATCCCTTTTAACCATACCATAACCAAGAAAAATATATGGCAAAACGAGAAGACAACTTACTATATTTTACTTGTGGACGAAGAATAAAGTAAGTAGAACCGAAGACTTTCCGAGAAAAATAATCAAGGAAATAATCTTACAATTTTTTGAAAAGAGACAAACTTGATATGATAGACGATCGGATTCCATTAATAGCATGAACAATGACAAGAACTGTTTCACCCAAAAATCATTGGGAACTGAAGAAGACAACAAAAGGGAACAAATAGTCTCAATAATGTgatgatgttttcattcaaaaACTCCATTTCATTGAGAAGTATAAGTCCGATATGTCTTGTGAATAGTACCATCATATGCAAGTAACTTATTAAATGTATATTCACCATCTAAATCATAACATAAGCACTTTATAACAATATTATGTTAAGTCTTAACCATCATATGATATATGTGATAAATGTCAAAAAATTCATAACGGTTTGTCACAAGGTAAATCCAACAATAACGAGTATAATCATCGATAAGCAAAATATAAAATCTATATCTGCTTTGATAGAAATTGATGATGGACCCTCGTACATCAAAGTGAACTAGGTCAAATGGTGAATATGAAATAGAAACATTTTATTAAAAAGATAAAGTTGAGAATTCGGTAAGTTTACAACCACAACAATTTGAGATATCACTTATTTGTAACTTTCCTAAAGTTCTAGTAGAAGACAAGTACTTTAATCTATAAACAAATGCATGTCCTAAATGGGAATGCAATAAATAAAAACTAGATGGcaaataattaaaatgaaaaaaagttAATAAATCAGTAATGGAAGTAGAGGTTAAGGTTGCAGAACCTAAGACTCTTAGCTCATCTAAAACATAAATCCAATATTGTCTGTGGATTGTCCCAATTAGCCTCCTAGAATGTGGATCCTGCACACAAGAGAAAGTAGAAGAAAATGTAATGGAATAACTAGAATCACACAATTGATTACCATAAGCAAGACTCTAAATAAGGTTATAaatataataaacataaaaaaatgacATATTATTTATGGAGATAGAACCAATGCATGTTAATGGTATGGGAGTGCCATTAGCAGTCTTAATTGACATGGATGAAATACGATTTAAAGACACAAATGATTTATCATTCTATGACATATGATGTGATGCTCTATAGTCAATGATTCATATGCAAGAAAACATTCTTGACATACTAGAAAAGTTCAAACCTTGTTAACAGAGGAAGCACACGTGGCACGTGGCCGAGTGCCAAGAATATTTTGGATATCTTCTACATTATCAGATATTTGAGAAATGATCTTAGATGGTTATATATGATAAGAACCAAAACCAATAGTAGTAGGATCCACATCAACAATATTGGATTATAGgttattaaattttttattaacATTGTGACTTCCAATAATATTTTTCTTTGCAAAAAAACACATTCATCAATATCAATTTCAATTCTCCATTGAGATTTTTCCTTTGTGAATAAGAACACCAAGACAAATGGACGAGTGTTCCTTTATTTGAAATCACATAAGAGTGCATGAATCTGATTTCTTCTATCAATAACTCATTAACTAGATCAATATTAGAAAGAGGAGTATGATGTAGAATACTCCCACCAAAACTACCAAAACTCTCAAAATCATCTTGAAGGACCATCATAAATTGAACGAGACGATGTTTTCTCTTTGATCCGTATATGTTTTGATAACTTTTAATTCAAATGATTCTATAAGAGTCAATTGATCCTATAAATTAGTCATTgtataataattttttttgaatgaACACACTTTCCACTCTAGATGCTAGCGTTTTTTTAAATTATAATGATTATACAAACTTTTTGCCATCCCATATTCATAAagttaaataaataaatattctAATCGATGGTATTTTATTTTAATCAGATTCTGTTGCAACATTTGTTTTAAATACTTTGATTTGCTATCATTTTTGTTTTAATTAGCTTCGGTTTTCAAACGGTACAACAAACTGTAAAACAAATCTGAAGAGAATTTTCATTCCTGAAAATGTCTCATTCAGTCAACTCAGCTTTAAATATAATTAGATCTCATCCTCAAAAATTAACTCAAATGCTAAAGTCGCTTTAACATTTTCATATTCATCAATCTATCATGACCCAGATGAAAATCATACATAGACTATATATTTTTGAGAAATGGTTGCACGTCTTTGAGCATCTTCATGCCAACAATATTATAACAACAAAATTGATTTATTGTCACATGTGATTCAATTATATACCAGCTACTCTACAGCCACTTTTATTAAATTCTTCACCAactaaataaaaatattaatatatataaaaaaatcGATATTGTTAAGTCTGACATCATCGTCATACTAAAGATTGTCGGTCAGAGTTTTAATGAATTTTAATAGTTTTTTCTATTTCGACTACGGGACCTAACAAAAATTATAGTACATATTAATGAAAATAGATTTTATGTCTTAATGACATATTAATGACATATTATTATAATAAGAAAGGTAATGAATGTGATGAAGTTGTTGTCTTCATGTTCTCTAAACAAAATTTTCTTCTCTTTTAGTTCTCTTcttgtttctttttcttttagCATGAATAAAGACACAAAAAGCTAAAGAGGGAACTGTTTCAAATCATGTTTATCTAAAGTTACAGTTTCAAATTCaaatcaaacaaaataaaaaggtaacatatatgtatatatattatGGGACCGTTGCTTTTTCTTCCTTTTCTGTTTTTCTTACCGTTGTATATTTCAAGTTTTGGATATTACTAACAGTTTTTCTTTTTGTTGTCATGTTAAGTCTTGGAAAGTTCTCAAATAATTTGATGTTTCAGTAGCAGGAACATTCTTTCACAGCTTTTGCTTTTTTGTTACACAACAACGTATTCAAGTTTTTCACCTTTTTCTTTTGATCTGTCTTTTTTTTTGACACGGATTTTATATATATGTAGGTGTTGGAAAATTGTGCAGAGATTATTATTGTTGAGTTAGAATGGACAATTCGTCGAATTTCGACTCAACTTCTTCTGTGGATCAGAATGATCATTCAGTCAGTGAAACTCCTGAGTATTCGCCATTCAGCAGAGACTCTTTCGCGTATTGTCGGACTAATTCGGAGGTTTCGAACTTATCCGAGGCTGTTGATGACAATAGTTACGCCAGTGACCGTTCGCCTTCGCCGTGGATGAGTGCGAAACACGGAGCTGTTCTTTCGAGATTAGGGATGAAGCAGAGAAAGCATTCATTGGATGGTAAATCTGATGATTTGGATATCTTGGAATCAGGTTGGTCCGCAGTTTGAAAAGTACATGTTTGGTTAAGTGCTTATAGCACAAGTGTTTATCATATAAGTGCTTATGAAAAAACTATTTCTATGACAAAACTTAGATGTATCTGTTTATGAATGTTTGTAGAGCTTGAAATGATGAAGGAAAGATTTTCTAAGCTGCTTTTGGGGGAAGATATGTCTGGTGGTGGTAAAGGCGTTTGCACTGCGGTTACAATATCGAATTCGATCACCAATCTCTATGGTAACTTTTTTTTAACATTACTCTTTAAATGTGTCAGACGCGGTCGATGTAGTCTCTGAATGTATCAAAATTACACAAACGTACACAAATGTGATATATTCAGGGACTTCACGCGATTAGGGACAAAGTGGTTGTataaaatgtttgtttgtttatatAATATATTTGGATTGGGAATTTTGTAGCAACTGTatttggacaaaatttgaagttGGAGCCTCTAAAGCCTGAGAAGAAAGCTATGTGGAAAAGAGAAATGAATTGTCTTATGTCTGTTTGTGATTACATAGTAGAATTTGCACCAACTGCACAATACTTGGATGATGGCACAATTGTGGAGGTAAACAAGTTGTAAATCTTAATGAAGCTTATTGTGTTTTTCAAATTTGTAGTGATTTGTTCAAATTTTGCAACATAGCGTTACAACACTAATCTTATAGTGTGTCATGTTTATATCTTTCAGATGATGACGAGTAGACCGAGGTCGGATATTTATATCAACCTTCCAGCTCTACAGAAGCTTGACACAATGCTCATAGTAAGAAAAACTTCAATTGCTTCATGAATGCAACAACACTGGTTATGTGCCTTACAACGCAAGAATGCTTCTTTTTTTACAGGAAATATTTGATAGTTTCCAGGATACTGAATTCTGGTATGCAGAACAAGGGAGCATATCAGGAAACTCGAACCGCAGTTCGCGTTCGAACGCGGGCTCGTTTCGGATCATTGCTCAAAGAAAAGACGAGAAGTGGTGGTTGCCAGTTCCTTGCGTTCACACCGGTGGCATCTCTGATAAGTCGAGGAAGcatttgattgagaaaagagaTTGTGCTAATCAAATTCATAAAGCCGCTATGGCAATAAATAGCAGTGTTCTTGCTGAGATGGATATTCCTGAAACATACATGGCAAATCTTCCTAAGGTTAGTCCTCGTTAACGCGCGTTGCAACGGTTTTAACAGTTCATTTTCTTCTGACATTTTCTCTTTGGAAACACGAATTATTTCTAGAGCGGAAGATCGAGTCTCGGGGACCCGATTTATCGGTACATGCATTCTACAGACAAGTTTTCACCCGGAAACCTTCTCGACTGTCTCAAAATAAGTACCGAACACGAAGCACTTGAACTAGCAGATAGAGTTGAATCTTCGATGTACACATGGAGACGAAAAGCTTGCTTAAGCCATTCAAAATCATCATGGAACAAAGTAAAAGCTCATATGGCTGACACCGATCAAAATGACAAAAACTATGTCTTAGCCGAAAGAGCCGAGACTTTGTTGTTTTTCTTGAAACAAAGATATCCTGAACTTTCACAAACTTCCTTGGACACATGCAAGATTCAATACAATCAGGTAAGTTTTGTTGCTTACATACTCTTTAGCACCGATACCTCTGAAAGAAGGCGTGTCCATGTCCATGTGTCGATCAATACTGACACTTGTGATTACgttcaatttatttatttttctaaattaTTATCGCTCTCAGTGTGTCAGTATCAGTGTCGTGTCCATGTATGTGCCTGATAGATTATGTATATATTCATATTTGAGGTGAAGGAATAAGCTTGAAATTCATGTTTTTGCAGGATGTAGGAAAAGCAATACTAGAAAGCTACTCAAGAGTGTTAGAAGGATTAGCATTCAATATTGTTGCTTGGATTGAAGATGTTCTTTGTGCAGATAAATCTATGAGGAACTAACCATGGTGTTCTTCAACTCAACACTTTCTTTTGTAAACCATAACTTTAGGATAACATAGATAGGTAATAGAGGTGGTTTTACATAAGAAAGTTTTCACTTTCATTTGAAGAATTATATTTTTATAATCTTCTATTTCAAAATAAGAAATAATTAAGTTTTGTGAGTTTATTTGTAATTTGAGGATAACTAATTTTCATATCATAACCAATTGTTTCTAATGAGTCTATATGTTTTTTGTTTACCATTGTGCTATAAGCATGAGAACTAAACATCACCAAACCTTTTGAAGGTATAGGTTTTTCCTTCATCCGAAAGGTATGAAGTTAGAACAAAAAGAAATAGTGAAATCATAGGAGtttttttttaatagttttttcACCCCATTGTTCAAAATTCAAATGATGGATCAAGGAATCTTAAGTAGTAAAGATAGGGGCGGGAATACATAGTGTCTAAAATCCTATTTATGTATGCAAGTTGAACACTAAACACACCCCTTATATTATTAAAACTAACCTATAAGCCCATATTACATAATGAAATTCTAAAGATAACTAATCAATTACAAAAGTAACCAACTAAAAGATATAAAAGCTAATTTTCTCCAATTTTACTATACTTCAACTGAAATTCCTAGTTAAAAACAAGCAACACTTAAGAGTAATTTGTTTTCGTTTAGCTTTCTAACAAGTTTCAAACCgaacaaaataataaaattttcTTCCATCTCTATTTTTGAGTCTCTTAGCTTTACTTCATGGATGGtaattgattcatcaagttcCACGAAGAAAAGTCTCTCCAAGATGCAATTGTATATTTTTTCACAGGAGACCACAAAAAATTGCATGTCTAGTGCTCCCATGTCCCTTCCTTTTTCCAAGGAGACTTTAGTGTTATATTTTCATCGGGTCCGATACGGGATGACTTATGTAAAAACAAGGAAGGCCAAAAAGGAGGCAAGGGGCAAGGCACCCAACGAAGCCAACGACCGCCCGTATGGGGCCAGGAAGTCGTCCAAAAGGGGGTGCGAGGTCGCCCGAGGCGGGTTCCCACTGTTCACTCGCCCAATAAATGTGGGTGATGACGTGGACCCACAATGACTAACTGACGAAGGGTAAGTCAAAAGGGAAAACTCACTCTTCCCACAATTCAAGGATATGAAGTCCTCCCATGACCATATTCCTTGGTCATGAAGCCAGGGTAAGTCATTAACTAAATCTCTAATCCAAGTCCAAGAGACCACTATAAATATCTCTCCCCTAAAGGAAGAAAGGGAGACTCCCAATTCATACACATTTTCTATTACCCACTACTACTCAAAGAGCACTTCGCTCATAGTAACCTTCACATCGTCAATCTAACCACCTTCCTACAACTCAGCAACGCCAACCGCCAACATGGGCTCTCACCTCACGTGAGTTGATCCCTTAAAACAACCTCAAAAATCACCGCACATGGCAACTCGTTGTAACACCATAAACCCCAAACACTTATTTTTTAAAGACATGCAGATGATTTACTCAACAACAGGGTGTCACATTCTCTTAGCATACAAAATCTTTCTCAATTAACATATTGTAGCAATAGAAATAAATAATAACAACTCAATTTCATTTGTCTCTTAAAATCAAACTCATCTTCATTTCAATTCATAAAATAAATAGTTTAGTAACTTTCATaagaaaaaaaaacacaaaaagaaAGGTAACACATCCTAGTGTTACACTATCAGAGCGACACGCGAAAAGTAATACTACCTTTATTCCTTTTTATAAGAGGCAATTCACTTTTCAGGTTCATTGAATAATCAATGTATCTAAACTATAAATTGGCCAAATACATTGATTATTCAATGAACCGAAAAAATGAGTTGTCTCTTATATAAAGGAACGAAGGTAGTATAACTCAAGAGCAATAAATGACAAAGAAGGTTACTACGCCATCCTCCAAAAACAACAACACCTAAGGCTCATCTACCCGAGTATCTCCATCATACATGTAAAGAACAACACATACAAACAAACAGGGGTGAGAATACATCACATGTGGTGGTGGTGCGTAGAACATTAATGATTACACTATAATTGTTGCTTTATGCATCACCACCACACGTGATAGTGTAATTAATCTAAATCATCAATCACATAATTCATCCCAACAATAATCAATCACAAATGTGGTTACTTATGTAATGTATCTCATATTCTCTATTCCAATGCATCTGGTACCAATGTTTTTTGATATCTTAGGTATATTACTGTTTAATCCACTTGTCATTGGTTCCTCTCTGAACCTGGTTCCATATCTGAACCAGTAGACTCGTTAGTGGTTCCATCTCTGAACCATTAGACTCGTAATTGGCGGATATGATTCTCAAATTCGTACTCTCTCCGGATTCCCGATAAATTACCCggtcttatcaaaacaattgatatgAACATGGTTGAACTCCAACCAGTTCATCTCTAGAATAACATCGAGTTGActcaaaggaaaataaatcaAGTCAACTCCAAAGTCTTTACCATAAATGgtcaaaggacaattcaaacaaaccaACAAAGTAGTCACCGAACCATTGGCCAGGGTATCAATGACCATACTTCTCTTCATAGGAGACACTACAAAATTCAACTTGACCAGACAATATGAACGGATGTGTCACACCCTTATCAATGATAACAACCAAAGAGATACCATTAATAAAATATGTACCTCGAATCAAATTATTTTATTTCGATACCTCCACACCACTAAGAGAAAACACTTTCCCACTAGCTCGCGTGACATGTGGGGATTTCCTCGGCTTCTGGCACTGGGTGTTGATATGACATGGTTTCCCAcaattaaaacaagtcataactGCATTCTTGCAATCAGCGGCACAATGTCCCTattttccacacttgaaacatgTTAGGGATGTGCTTTTGCACTCAGCAACATGATGGCCTAACTCTCCACACTTGAAATATCTTAGAGAAGTAGAAACTCCTTCCCCACCCATTCCACCCCCACCTGCAACCATCTGCTAGAACTTCAGATTCCCCTTACCAACTCGAGTCACATATGGCTTACCACAATTCTGACTCCCATTCTTTTTCTCACTCACACTCTTGTAGTGAGCAGACCTGACTCTAttatcctcatcataaatcctGCACTTGTTCACCAACACTGAGAAAAGACAGATCTACTGATAGCCCATGAACTGCTTAATTTCATGACGTAAGTCATTCTCAAACTTCACGCACTTAGAACCCTCAACTTCCACACCATATAGCCAGAACAAAATCTTGATAGCTCCTCAAACTTAGTTACATAGTCAGCCACGATCATATTCCCCTGCTTCAGTTCCAAGAACTCTATCTATTTGCGGCTATGAACATCGACTGAAAAATACTTTTCAAGAAACTCATTCTTGAAATTAGCTCAAGTAATTCTCGCATTAGCAGCTTCCATCCTCTAACGGGTATTCTCCCACCAATATCCAGTTTCCTCATATAGCACATGCATTCCGAACAATACCTTATGTACATCAGTGCACATCATAACTCTGAAAATCATCTCAATCTCTTGAAGCCAAGCCTGGGCACCGTAAGGATCATACCTTCTCTTAGAAGTAGGCGGATTGTTTTTCTAGAACTTTTCCAGCCCACAGATCTCGCCAGCTCCACCATTCTAATTCTGATTAGGATGCAACATTTCATTCGCTTGCGCCATCACACAAGTTATTGCCTCAAGAGCATTAGCAATCACACGATTTCTCATGCCAGCTATTTATTTATGCACAACAAGCCAAGACAGGTTAACTAATCATAAAAAGTAAAGCAATTAACTATCACAAGAACCAATAACACCAACAATGTTTAACACACTTATTTTATAAAAACATACGAATAATTTACTCAATAATAGGGTGTCACATTCTCTCAGTATACAAAATATTTCTTAATTAACATATTAtaacaacaaaaataaataataacaacTCATTTTCATTTGTCTCATAAAATCAAACTCAACTTCATTACTATTCATAAAAGAAATAGTTTAGTAACACtcagaaaaaaaaacaaaatagtAAGGTAATCCATCCCAATGTTACACTATCAGAGTGACACGCAAAAACTAATATAATTCAAAATCGAtaaaagaagaagaagactatTACGCCGACCTCCAAACACAACAACAACTAATGTTTCTCTACTTGAGTATCTGTATCATAGGCGTAAAGAACAACACAAAAAAACAAACATGTGTGAGAATACATTCACATATGTTAGTGGTGTATAAAACAACAATGATATTGTAATTAATCTGAATCATCAATCACACAATTCATCCATAATAATAATCAATCACAAATTCAATTATGTATGCAATGTATCTCATCTCCTCTACTCAATGCATGTGATACTAAGGTTTTCAGATATCAGAGGTATATTTCTGATTAATCCACTCGTCACTGCTTTCTCTCTGAACCTGACTCCACCTCTAAACCATTAGACTTATTATTGGTTCCTATATGAACCTGGTTCCATTTCTGAACCATCAGACTTGTCACAGGTTCCATATCTGAACCCAAGACTCGTCATTGGACCGAAGTCTGTCACCTATCTTCGATATACATGATATGCATGAATGCGATAAACAAATGCAAT includes:
- the LOC127135220 gene encoding rop guanine nucleotide exchange factor 3, with the protein product MDNSSNFDSTSSVDQNDHSVSETPEYSPFSRDSFAYCRTNSEVSNLSEAVDDNSYASDRSPSPWMSAKHGAVLSRLGMKQRKHSLDGKSDDLDILESELEMMKERFSKLLLGEDMSGGGKGVCTAVTISNSITNLYATVFGQNLKLEPLKPEKKAMWKREMNCLMSVCDYIVEFAPTAQYLDDGTIVEMMTSRPRSDIYINLPALQKLDTMLIEIFDSFQDTEFWYAEQGSISGNSNRSSRSNAGSFRIIAQRKDEKWWLPVPCVHTGGISDKSRKHLIEKRDCANQIHKAAMAINSSVLAEMDIPETYMANLPKSGRSSLGDPIYRYMHSTDKFSPGNLLDCLKISTEHEALELADRVESSMYTWRRKACLSHSKSSWNKVKAHMADTDQNDKNYVLAERAETLLFFLKQRYPELSQTSLDTCKIQYNQDVGKAILESYSRVLEGLAFNIVAWIEDVLCADKSMRN